In Agrobacterium tumefaciens, a single genomic region encodes these proteins:
- a CDS encoding glycosyltransferase family 25 protein: MQPVSTFPIYIVSIARARARLEKMLEGASGLGLDLRPVEGVDGKTISPEDWRDFDRRGFELRNGRHALPGEYGCYASHIKALEIFLATDAPVAVIVEDDVAFTPDFSERVKAMIAVMPDDAIVKLTNHRRKGLKGRKTSALGDTFGRCIYGPQGSSACYIISRSAAERFLKTARRMTLPFDRALECGWGYGTEVYVTDKDFLPFGDPDTLVGTRDEYRGSKFARLSRIPAYLSSFYDNIARYIYAYR, translated from the coding sequence ATGCAGCCTGTCTCCACTTTCCCGATCTATATCGTTTCGATTGCCCGCGCGCGGGCGCGGCTGGAGAAGATGCTGGAGGGCGCCTCCGGCCTCGGTCTCGACCTGCGGCCAGTGGAAGGGGTGGACGGCAAGACCATTTCCCCTGAGGACTGGCGGGATTTCGACCGGCGCGGCTTCGAGCTGCGCAACGGCCGCCACGCCCTGCCGGGAGAATATGGCTGCTACGCCAGCCATATCAAAGCGCTTGAAATCTTCCTCGCGACCGATGCGCCTGTCGCCGTGATCGTCGAAGATGACGTTGCCTTCACGCCGGATTTCTCGGAGAGGGTCAAGGCCATGATTGCTGTAATGCCTGACGACGCCATCGTGAAATTGACCAACCATCGTCGAAAAGGCCTCAAGGGCCGCAAAACCAGCGCCCTTGGTGATACGTTCGGCCGGTGCATCTACGGCCCGCAGGGCTCATCTGCCTGCTACATCATCTCCCGCAGCGCTGCAGAGCGTTTCCTCAAGACGGCAAGAAGGATGACGCTGCCCTTCGACCGGGCTCTTGAATGCGGCTGGGGTTACGGCACCGAGGTTTACGTCACCGACAAGGATTTCCTGCCATTCGGCGACCCGGATACGCTGGTCGGCACGCGCGACGAGTATAGAGGCAGCAAGTTCGCCCGCCTGAGTCGGATTCCCGCCTATCTTTCCAGCTTTTACGACAATATCGCCCGGTATATTTACGCCTACCGGTAA
- a CDS encoding UbiH/UbiF family hydroxylase, with protein MRHFDIAITGAGLAGQIAAIALARAGRHVALIAPSSEKKDQRTTALMDQSIRFMDRLGLWSRIAPSAARLSTMQIIDGTDRLLRAPTVQFRSSEIGLDAFGWNIPNEALLSVLAEAVEQEHNITRLDTTAETIDIGNDRISVTIADGEVLSADFLIGADGRKSMVREAAGIGAKSWSYPQTAVVLNFGHSRPHGNVSTEFHTPTGPFTQVPLPGDRSSLVWVVTPQQAEELTALPLEALSLKVEERMQSMLGAVVVENSVQAWPLSSMTAHRFGKGRVALIGEAAHGFPPIGAQGLNLSLRDIIALTELLGAVSDRPIAADAGSNFDRKRRADVYSRTLSVDLLNRSLLSDFLPIQMARAAGLHVLSGIGTLRSMVMREGIEPGRGLKALPSLLFGSFKKAG; from the coding sequence ATGAGACACTTCGATATCGCTATTACCGGTGCGGGACTTGCGGGCCAGATCGCGGCCATCGCACTGGCGCGGGCCGGCCGCCATGTGGCGCTCATCGCGCCTTCGAGCGAAAAGAAGGACCAGCGCACCACGGCGCTGATGGACCAGTCGATCCGTTTCATGGACCGTCTTGGCCTCTGGTCGCGCATCGCGCCTTCGGCCGCACGCCTTTCCACCATGCAGATCATCGACGGCACCGACCGGTTGCTGCGCGCGCCGACCGTGCAGTTCCGCTCCTCCGAAATCGGCCTCGATGCTTTTGGCTGGAATATTCCGAACGAGGCGCTGCTCAGCGTTCTCGCAGAAGCGGTCGAGCAGGAGCACAATATTACCCGCCTCGACACGACGGCCGAGACGATCGACATCGGCAATGACCGAATCTCGGTCACGATCGCGGATGGTGAAGTGCTTTCCGCCGATTTCCTGATCGGCGCTGACGGCAGGAAGTCTATGGTGCGGGAAGCGGCCGGCATCGGCGCAAAATCCTGGTCTTATCCGCAGACCGCCGTGGTTTTGAACTTCGGCCACAGCCGCCCGCACGGCAATGTCTCGACGGAATTCCACACACCGACAGGACCTTTCACACAAGTGCCCCTGCCGGGAGACCGTTCCAGCCTCGTCTGGGTCGTCACGCCACAGCAGGCGGAAGAACTGACGGCGCTGCCGCTGGAAGCTTTGAGCCTGAAGGTCGAGGAGCGCATGCAATCCATGCTCGGTGCTGTTGTCGTCGAGAACAGCGTGCAGGCATGGCCACTGTCTTCCATGACGGCGCATCGCTTCGGCAAAGGCCGCGTCGCTCTCATCGGTGAAGCTGCGCATGGCTTCCCGCCGATCGGCGCGCAGGGGTTGAACCTCAGCCTGCGCGATATCATCGCCCTGACCGAACTGCTGGGCGCCGTCTCCGACCGACCGATTGCGGCGGATGCCGGCAGCAATTTTGACCGCAAACGGCGCGCGGATGTCTATAGCCGCACCCTCAGCGTCGATCTTCTGAACCGCTCGCTGCTTTCCGACTTCCTGCCCATCCAGATGGCGCGCGCGGCCGGCCTGCATGTTCTCTCCGGCATCGGCACGCTCAGAAGCATGGTCATGCGCGAAGGTATCGAGCCGGGGCGCGGGCTGAAGGCCCTGCCCTCGTTGCTGTTCGGCAGTTTCAAAAAGGCTGGATGA
- the pcsA gene encoding phosphatidylcholine synthase has product MKLFNYKRVPYAEIRAFSVHMLTASGSFLAFLGVVAAAEHRFVDMFWWLGLALLVDGIDGPIARKVRVKEVLPNWSGDTLDNIIDYVTYVLLPAFALYQSGMIGEPLSFVAAGMIVVSSAIYYADMGMKTDEYFFSGFPVVWNMVVFTLFVMDASATTAMTVVTVSVFLTFLPINFLHPVRVKRLRPLNLLVVAIWCALGGYALLMHFEAPTWAVIAFVASGIYLYCIGGVLQFFPSLGAK; this is encoded by the coding sequence ATGAAACTTTTCAACTACAAGCGTGTTCCCTATGCGGAAATCCGCGCCTTTTCCGTGCATATGCTGACGGCCTCTGGTTCGTTTCTGGCGTTTCTCGGCGTCGTCGCGGCGGCCGAACACCGTTTCGTCGATATGTTCTGGTGGCTGGGCCTTGCGCTTCTGGTTGACGGCATCGATGGCCCGATTGCCCGCAAGGTGCGGGTGAAGGAAGTGCTGCCCAACTGGTCCGGCGATACGCTCGACAATATCATCGACTACGTCACCTATGTGCTTCTGCCCGCCTTTGCGCTTTACCAGAGCGGCATGATCGGCGAGCCGCTATCCTTCGTGGCGGCCGGCATGATCGTGGTGTCGAGCGCCATTTATTATGCCGATATGGGCATGAAGACGGATGAATATTTCTTCTCCGGCTTCCCGGTGGTGTGGAACATGGTGGTTTTCACCCTGTTCGTCATGGATGCCAGCGCAACCACCGCCATGACCGTCGTCACCGTTTCGGTGTTCCTGACATTCCTGCCGATCAACTTCCTGCATCCGGTGCGGGTGAAGAGGTTGCGGCCGCTTAATCTCCTTGTCGTGGCTATCTGGTGCGCGCTTGGCGGTTATGCGCTGCTGATGCATTTCGAAGCGCCGACATGGGCGGTGATCGCCTTCGTGGCGAGCGGCATCTATCTTTATTGCATTGGTGGAGTATTGCAGTTTTTCCCGTCGCTCGGCGCGAAATGA
- a CDS encoding AEC family transporter, whose amino-acid sequence MADIVGLLLPFFGLIFIGYGAARITKQPVEAMGWLNTFIIYAALPALFFKLVSKTPVEELARMDFVAASLACTYGIFLLVFLIGRFVRKNSLAETTIQSFAASYGNIGYMGPGLALLALGEKAAVPVALIVCLENAAHFIVAPAMMAVAGGDKRSAARLALDVARKVITHPFIVSVIAGFLAASLSWQPPEAVQRLVDYLAQSAAPCALFAMGVTLALRPMKRVPVEISYIVPAKLIVHPLAVYLVLSSLGRFEPVWIYSAVLLAALPTATNVFVIGQQYHVWQERASATILISTVLSVFTLTGVVYFIQPF is encoded by the coding sequence GTGGCTGATATCGTTGGATTGCTGTTGCCGTTTTTTGGCCTGATCTTCATCGGCTACGGTGCGGCGCGCATAACCAAGCAGCCGGTCGAGGCGATGGGCTGGCTGAATACCTTCATCATCTATGCCGCGCTGCCGGCGCTGTTTTTCAAGCTTGTCTCCAAGACGCCGGTGGAAGAGCTGGCGCGGATGGATTTCGTCGCCGCCAGCCTTGCCTGCACCTATGGCATTTTCCTTCTGGTATTCCTGATCGGCCGCTTCGTGCGCAAGAACAGCCTCGCCGAAACCACGATCCAGAGTTTTGCGGCAAGCTACGGCAATATCGGCTATATGGGGCCGGGGCTTGCGCTTTTGGCGCTTGGCGAAAAGGCGGCGGTGCCGGTGGCGCTGATCGTCTGCCTTGAAAACGCTGCACATTTCATCGTCGCGCCGGCGATGATGGCGGTTGCGGGCGGCGATAAGCGCTCGGCCGCAAGGCTTGCGCTGGATGTGGCGCGCAAGGTCATCACCCATCCCTTTATCGTATCTGTCATCGCCGGTTTTCTGGCCGCTTCGCTCTCCTGGCAGCCGCCAGAGGCGGTGCAGCGGCTTGTGGACTATCTGGCGCAGTCGGCGGCACCCTGCGCGCTCTTCGCCATGGGCGTGACGCTGGCGCTTCGGCCAATGAAACGGGTGCCGGTGGAGATCAGCTATATCGTGCCGGCCAAGCTGATAGTGCATCCGCTCGCGGTTTATCTGGTGCTGTCGTCGCTCGGCCGCTTCGAACCCGTGTGGATTTATTCCGCGGTACTGCTGGCAGCACTGCCGACCGCGACGAATGTCTTCGTCATCGGCCAGCAATATCATGTCTGGCAGGAGAGGGCGTCAGCGACGATCCTGATCTCGACGGTGCTGTCGGTCTTTACGCTGACGGGCGTGGTTTATTTCATCCAGCCTTTTTGA
- a CDS encoding cytochrome c biogenesis CcdA family protein — MSIADISLFSALLAGALSFLSPCVLPLVPPYLCYMAGVSVEQFRTEETAPRPEVRRAVLFSAFCFTLGFATVFVALGAGASTVGTLLRQNLDILAKIGGFIIILMGLNFLGVFRIGLFAREARFQGAGKPATLSGAYVMGLAFAFGWTPCIGPVLGAILGVAASRDTVGDGATLLAVYSLGLAVPFWIAAAFSGSFMRFLVRFRRHLGLVEKLLGVLLVLTGLAFMSGFITNVAIWFQETFPILMKIG; from the coding sequence TTGTCGATTGCCGATATTTCCCTGTTCAGTGCGCTTCTGGCCGGCGCTCTTTCATTTCTCTCGCCCTGCGTTTTGCCGCTGGTGCCGCCTTATCTCTGTTATATGGCGGGTGTTTCGGTCGAGCAGTTCAGGACGGAAGAGACCGCGCCGCGGCCGGAGGTTCGCAGGGCCGTTCTGTTTTCGGCCTTCTGCTTCACGCTCGGTTTCGCCACGGTGTTTGTGGCGCTCGGGGCAGGCGCCTCGACGGTCGGTACGCTGCTGCGGCAGAATCTCGATATTCTTGCCAAGATCGGCGGTTTCATCATTATCCTCATGGGCCTGAACTTCCTCGGTGTTTTCCGAATCGGCCTGTTTGCGCGCGAGGCGCGGTTTCAGGGTGCGGGCAAGCCTGCCACGCTCTCCGGGGCCTATGTCATGGGTCTCGCCTTCGCCTTTGGCTGGACGCCCTGCATCGGCCCGGTTCTCGGGGCCATCCTCGGGGTTGCCGCTTCGAGGGATACGGTGGGCGATGGCGCTACGCTGCTTGCGGTCTATTCGCTTGGCCTTGCGGTGCCGTTCTGGATCGCCGCGGCGTTTTCCGGGTCCTTCATGCGTTTCCTCGTCCGCTTCCGCCGCCATCTCGGTCTCGTGGAGAAACTGCTTGGCGTGCTGCTGGTGCTCACCGGTCTCGCTTTCATGTCCGGTTTCATCACCAATGTTGCGATCTGGTTCCAGGAGACCTTTCCGATCCTGATGAAAATCGGCTAA